The genomic DNA TCTAAATGTTATTTTCTGATTAAAAACGGCACTTTTATTATATCTATCTTCTTTGTTAAAACGGACATATATATCATAATCTTCGCCATCTTCTTTATAAATTCCAGCTTTGCTTCCAAAAATCGCAGATCTTAATTGTTGCCCAACTTGCCCAGTAGAAACACCTAATTCTCCAGCTTTTTTTCTGTCGACCAAAACCTGCATTCCTGGTTTCGATTTATTTACATCGATCTTTAATTCGTCTACACCAGTAATACTTTGCGTGTTTAAATAATCTCGCATTCTTTCTGCTGTAAAAATCAACTCTTCGTAATCTTCACCGTTTAATTCAATATTAATAGGAGAACCTGCTGGTGGGCCATTAGCATCTTTTTCTACCGAAATTAAAACTCCAGGATAAATACCAACTAAAGCAGCTTGTACTTTTTGTCTTAGAATTTCACTGTCTTTTCCTTTTCTAAATTTATACTCACGCATAGAAGCAGTAATCTTCCCTTTGTGTGGCATTTCTGCAGAAGAACCTCCGTCTGTTTGTGGGTTTCCTGCACCTTCACCCACTTGAGAAACGGTACTTTCTACTAAGAAATTATAATCACCGTCGGTATACATGTCTTGGTTTAAGACACCATATACTTTTTGTTCAATTTCTTTTGTAATTTGATTTGTTTTCTCAATATCTGTTCCTTCAGGATATTCGATATAAACAATAATTTGATTTGGCTTGTTGTCTGGGAAAAATTCAATTTTTGTTCTTTGTTCACCCACAGACCAACCAAAACCAGCAAATGCAATAAACAAAAGAATAAAAGTTCCAACAACCAAAATATAAGGAGTCCAGCCAGAAAGTGCTTTTTTTAATCTTCTTTCATACCAGTTTTCTAAAGAAACCAAGGTGTTTTTCTGAAAATAATTTGCAGCTTTTCTAAGAACTAATCGATAAACCCACAACATAATTGCTGTGAACAAAATTAAAGTTCCTAAGGCGTTATATTCTCCTCCAAAGAAATAAATTAGTAAGCCAATAACAGCCATTATACTTGTTAGTTTAATGATGCTTTTTATTGGCATATCTTTGTCCTCTTTACTCATAAATTGAGAAACCAATACAGAGTTAAAGAAAATTGCTACAAATAAAGAAGAACCTAAAACGATAGAAAGTGTAATTGGTAAAATAACCATAAATTGCCCCATAACTCCTGGCCACAGACCTAAAGGAATAAAAGCAGCAACGGTTGTTGCTGTAGAAATTATAATAGGAAAAGCAATCTCTCCAATACCTTTTTTGGCAGCTTCAATTCTACTCATTCCTTCCTCGTCCATTAAACGATATACGTTTTCAACAACTACAATTCCGTTATCTACCAACATTCCAAGTCCCATAATTAGACCAAAAAGTACCATTGTATTTAAGGTATAACCTAGTGCACCTAGAATCATTAAAGACATAAACATAGACATTGGTATTGCAAAACCAACGAATATTGCATTTTTAAAACCAAGGAAAAACATTAAAACAATTACTACTAAGATAACTCCGAAAATAATATTGTTTACCAAATCGTCTACTTGACCAATTGTTTTTGGAGATTGATCATTGGCAATAGTTACCTTTAAATCTTGCGGAAAATGATCTTTTTTAGCATTTTTTACAATTACTCCAATTTTGTCTGCAGCATCTACCATGTTTTCTCCAGACCTTTTCTTAACATCTAGCATTACAACAGCAGCACCATTTTCTCTCGCATATGTAGTTTTGTCTTTATCTTTAAAAGATATTTCTGCTACATCTCTCAAATAAATTGGGTTTCCGTTTTCAGATTTTATTACAAATTCCTCCAAATCTGAAGGCTTGTCAATTTCACCTACAATTCTTATCGTTCTTCTTTGTTTACTGGTAATAAAGTTACCTGCAGACATCGTTATGTTTCCACGGTTTATAGCATTTGTAATATCATCGAAACTAACTTTTGCCGCCATCATTTTATAGATGTCAACAGCAACTTCTACTTCTTTATCTTGTGCTCCACGAATGTCTACTTTCTTAATTTCAGTTAAATCTTCAATTTCATCTTGTAAATATTCTCCATATTCTTTTAGCTTATAAACTGGGTAATTTCCGGAAATATTAATATTTAGAATTGGTACTTCCTCAGACATACTCAATTCAAAAACATTAGGGGTTACTTTTGCGCCATTAAATGTTGGCCAATCTTCACCTGCAGTTTCTTGATCTATTTCGTCTTTTACTTTCTGTTTTGCTTTGTCAACCGAAATATTTTCATCAAATTCTATAGTAATTATCGAATAATCTTCTTGAGAAGTTGAAGTGATTTCTACCACATTACTAACAGATTTTAACTTGTCTTCTAATGGGTTTGTAATTAATTTTTCTATATCTTCTGCTGTGTTTCCAGGATATACAGAACTAATATAAATCTTCGTTTCATTTATCTCAGGGAAGTTTTCTCGAGGCATTGAAAAGTATGCCGAAATTCCTAAATAAAGAATTAAAAACATCGAGACGTAAATGGTTGTCTTGTTATTTATTGCCCAAGAAGAAAGCTTAAATTCTTTATCTACTTGTTTGTTTTTTTTAGCCATTTTTCTACTATTTATTAATCACTTTTACAACCTGTCCGTTATTTACACTTCTAGCGCCTTCCATAACTACTTCGGCATCTGCAGTAAGATTTTTAACTACTTCGATATAATCTCCTTGAGTTCTTCCTGTTTCGATAATTAACCTTTCTGCTATTGCTTCGTTATTATCTTTTTTATTTTTTATAACGTAAATAAACTGTTCTCCTTTTGCATTTTCAGAAATTATACTTTGTGGTATTAAAACGGCATTTACATTCGTATAATCGTTTAATTTTAATCTTGCAGTTAAGTTTGGTTTCACTTTTCCTTTTAAATTAGGTACACCAATTTCTATTTTAAAAGACCTGTTATTAGGGTTGATAAAATTACCAACTTGTCTAATTTTAGAATTTAATGTTTCACCTAATACAGGGAAGTTTACTTCTACAGATTTGTTCTCAGTAATACTACCAATATAAGTTTCTGGCACTTCTGTTTCAATATACATATTAGAAAGGTTTAGAATTCTAAAAATTTCTGAACCTTGACCAGGAGCAACTACAGTTCCTCTTTCTCTAAAAATATTATCTATAATTCCAGAAAAAGGAGCTCTAATAGTAGATTTTCCTAACTGAATTTTCAACTGATTTACAGCACTACTTTGAGCTTCATAAGATGTTTTTGCTTGTAAAAACTGAATTTCTGATCCAATTTTTTGGTCCCACAATCTTTTCTGACGTTCATAGGTCGTTTTTGCCAATTGTGCATTTGAATTTAATTGTGCTAATTGTTGAGACATTCCTCCGTCATCAATTCTTGCTAAAACTTGCCCTTTGGTAACTTTCTGACCTTCTTTTACAAGAACACTGTTTAAAATTCCTGGCATTTCAGGGTATATTAAAACATTCTGTTTTGTTTGCACATTACCTTGTAGTTCTATAAAGTGTGTAAAAACTTCTTCTTTAACTTTAAATGTTGTTATTAAAGGAATATTTTTATCTTCATTCAAATCATCTAATCGATCGTTTAGTTTTTTTAACTCAACAGATAATTCTTGTTGTTTAGCATCTAATGTTGCTTTTTTAGATTTTATTTGAGCAACATCATTTGTAGCTAAAACGTCATCTACAGAAACTTCTTTTTTACCTCCACAAGAAGTTAAAATAAGCGTTGTAATTAGTAGTAAATATATTTTTCTCATGATATTTTGTTATTTGATTGGTAGGTTTAATGCGTTTTCTAATGTTGCCTTTTTTGCAATTACATCTAACATAGATTGAATGTAATTTTGTTGTTGCGTGTATAATTGATTTTGTGCCTGCAATAAATCGAAACTAGAAGAAATTCCTTCAAAAAATTTAACACGTTGTTTCTTTTCTATTCGTTCTGCTAAACCAACATTTTTCTTTGATGTTTGGTAGTTATCAATACTTATTTGATAATCATTTTTTGCTTTTTGTGCTTCTAAAGAAAGTCTTTGCTTCATTTCTTCTAGTCTTAAATCTGCATTTTCTAATGCTATTTTTGCTTGTGCAGTTTTTGCTTTTCTACCAAAGCTACTAAAAATAGGCACATTTAAACTTACTCCCAAGAGAGAAGAATCAAACCAACGTTGGTCGTTTTTTAAGAATGTAAAAGAATTTGAATTTGCTTGTGCGCCATAATTTACAAAAGCACTTAACGTAGGCAAAGCTTTACTTTGCTCTAATTTCATCATTAATCTTTTTGTTTCTCTGTCGTTTTCAGAAATTTTAAAATCGATGTGATTGTTTACATTAAAACTTTGTGAAATTAATGCTAAACTAATATTTTCCTCCGCCAAAGAATCTAAAGAATCTGTAAGAACTAATTTTGTTTCAATAGCATTACCTAAAGAGAGGTTTAGCATCTGGTATGCAATGCCTTTCATTCTTATAACGCTATTTAATTGGTTTTTTAAATTACCTAATGTAATTTCTAATTGCTCAACGTCTTCTTCTTCATTTAAACCATTCTCATAGATTTTTTTAGCATCATCATAGTTTTTCTGAAGAATTTTTATGTTTCCTTCTAATATAATAATACTCCTTTCTGTAACTAAAACATTTCCATAAGCATTAATAACAGCTTCTTTGGTTAACATTTCTGTTTTCTTGTTTGCTTGTTCAGAAATTTTTAAATATGTTTTAGATGCTTGTAAACCTACTAAATAAGAGCCGTCAAACAATAGTTGTTTTAAAGTTACAGTAGCGTTCATGTTTTGTTTTGTTCCAAATACAAATTCTTCATTTGTACCATCTTGATCAAAATCTGCAAGTGTTATTGGTTGTTTTATAAAATTTTGATAATCTACTTTTCCGTCTATTTGAGGAAGACCAATTGTGGTGGTTTCCCAAACTTTTTTCTGAGCAGAAAGAATATCATTTTGCGATGCTTTTGTGTTGTAGCTATTCTCTAAGGCAAAATTTATAGCTTCCTTTAAAGAGAGCTGTTGTGTTTTTTCTTGTGCATTTGTTACTAAGAAAAAACAGGTACTTATGCATACCAGAATTAATTTTTTCATGTGGTTTTATTTCAGTTTTAATTGGTTTTCTAATTGTTGTATTCCTTTTTGTGTACTTATTGCTCTTAAATGATATTCTAAATAATTACTCATTAAGATATTCATAGAATAATTTGTTAAAGGAAATAAATCCTTATCCTTTATGCCTATCATTCCGTTAAAATAAATTCTTGAAATAAATTCTAAATCTATACTTTCTCTATAAAGCTCCGTATCGATCCCTTTTTTTAAATTGTCTATCACACAATCTTGCATTATATGAAACTGTTTCTGCTTTAAAGATGCATAAATTTTCGGGTAATATTTTTGAAGTTGGTATTGGGGAGAAGATTTTTCGTCTTTCAAATTTTCCATAACGAATCTTTTTATAGAAAAAAGTTCATCAATGGCATCTAATTTTAATTCGCAGATGCCGTCAATTCCACTACAAATTGTGTCAAACATATAATGCGTTACTGCTTCTACAAGTTCGGTTTTATTTTTAAAATATTTGTAAATAGTTTTTTTTGAAACTCCAAGTGAGCTTGCAATTTCATCCATAGTAACACTCTTAAAACCTAGGTTTAAGAAGAGTTCATTCGATTTTTCTAATATTTTTTCTCTCATAATTCGTGTGCA from Polaribacter sp. ALD11 includes the following:
- a CDS encoding efflux RND transporter permease subunit, with the protein product MAKKNKQVDKEFKLSSWAINNKTTIYVSMFLILYLGISAYFSMPRENFPEINETKIYISSVYPGNTAEDIEKLITNPLEDKLKSVSNVVEITSTSQEDYSIITIEFDENISVDKAKQKVKDEIDQETAGEDWPTFNGAKVTPNVFELSMSEEVPILNINISGNYPVYKLKEYGEYLQDEIEDLTEIKKVDIRGAQDKEVEVAVDIYKMMAAKVSFDDITNAINRGNITMSAGNFITSKQRRTIRIVGEIDKPSDLEEFVIKSENGNPIYLRDVAEISFKDKDKTTYARENGAAVVMLDVKKRSGENMVDAADKIGVIVKNAKKDHFPQDLKVTIANDQSPKTIGQVDDLVNNIIFGVILVVIVLMFFLGFKNAIFVGFAIPMSMFMSLMILGALGYTLNTMVLFGLIMGLGMLVDNGIVVVENVYRLMDEEGMSRIEAAKKGIGEIAFPIIISTATTVAAFIPLGLWPGVMGQFMVILPITLSIVLGSSLFVAIFFNSVLVSQFMSKEDKDMPIKSIIKLTSIMAVIGLLIYFFGGEYNALGTLILFTAIMLWVYRLVLRKAANYFQKNTLVSLENWYERRLKKALSGWTPYILVVGTFILLFIAFAGFGWSVGEQRTKIEFFPDNKPNQIIVYIEYPEGTDIEKTNQITKEIEQKVYGVLNQDMYTDGDYNFLVESTVSQVGEGAGNPQTDGGSSAEMPHKGKITASMREYKFRKGKDSEILRQKVQAALVGIYPGVLISVEKDANGPPAGSPINIELNGEDYEELIFTAERMRDYLNTQSITGVDELKIDVNKSKPGMQVLVDRKKAGELGVSTGQVGQQLRSAIFGSKAGIYKEDGEDYDIYVRFNKEDRYNKSAVFNQKITFRDPATGKIKEIPVSAVATQTNSSGFSAIKHKDVKRVVTVYSALSPGETDAGAVVAKIQNSMKNFKDLPRGIKIDYTGQIEEQNKQMTFLVGAFFTGLLLIFFILIFQFNSVSKPGIIMLAIFLSFIGVFGGLVISGAPFVIMMTMVGIISLAGIVVNNGVVLLDYAELLISRRKIQDNISEDDYLPLDSLYETVVKAGKARLRPVLLTAITTILGLIPLAIGLNINFFTLFSEFDANIYMGGDNVVFWGPLAKTVIYGLLIATFLTLIVVPILFFLITKFKMRLKGLLKVQEGKPETSFNEDKRLDEKNQI
- a CDS encoding efflux RND transporter periplasmic adaptor subunit; translated protein: MRKIYLLLITTLILTSCGGKKEVSVDDVLATNDVAQIKSKKATLDAKQQELSVELKKLNDRLDDLNEDKNIPLITTFKVKEEVFTHFIELQGNVQTKQNVLIYPEMPGILNSVLVKEGQKVTKGQVLARIDDGGMSQQLAQLNSNAQLAKTTYERQKRLWDQKIGSEIQFLQAKTSYEAQSSAVNQLKIQLGKSTIRAPFSGIIDNIFRERGTVVAPGQGSEIFRILNLSNMYIETEVPETYIGSITENKSVEVNFPVLGETLNSKIRQVGNFINPNNRSFKIEIGVPNLKGKVKPNLTARLKLNDYTNVNAVLIPQSIISENAKGEQFIYVIKNKKDNNEAIAERLIIETGRTQGDYIEVVKNLTADAEVVMEGARSVNNGQVVKVINK
- a CDS encoding TolC family protein — protein: MKKLILVCISTCFFLVTNAQEKTQQLSLKEAINFALENSYNTKASQNDILSAQKKVWETTTIGLPQIDGKVDYQNFIKQPITLADFDQDGTNEEFVFGTKQNMNATVTLKQLLFDGSYLVGLQASKTYLKISEQANKKTEMLTKEAVINAYGNVLVTERSIIILEGNIKILQKNYDDAKKIYENGLNEEEDVEQLEITLGNLKNQLNSVIRMKGIAYQMLNLSLGNAIETKLVLTDSLDSLAEENISLALISQSFNVNNHIDFKISENDRETKRLMMKLEQSKALPTLSAFVNYGAQANSNSFTFLKNDQRWFDSSLLGVSLNVPIFSSFGRKAKTAQAKIALENADLRLEEMKQRLSLEAQKAKNDYQISIDNYQTSKKNVGLAERIEKKQRVKFFEGISSSFDLLQAQNQLYTQQQNYIQSMLDVIAKKATLENALNLPIK
- a CDS encoding TetR/AcrR family transcriptional regulator, giving the protein MREKILEKSNELFLNLGFKSVTMDEIASSLGVSKKTIYKYFKNKTELVEAVTHYMFDTICSGIDGICELKLDAIDELFSIKRFVMENLKDEKSSPQYQLQKYYPKIYASLKQKQFHIMQDCVIDNLKKGIDTELYRESIDLEFISRIYFNGMIGIKDKDLFPLTNYSMNILMSNYLEYHLRAISTQKGIQQLENQLKLK